Within the Salvia hispanica cultivar TCC Black 2014 chromosome 4, UniMelb_Shisp_WGS_1.0, whole genome shotgun sequence genome, the region TGGCTGCGAAAAAAAGGGTCATGATGTTGGCAGCTAAGAACTCCTTTTTGGGGGTTTCGTTGTCGCCGCCGGTTCGGTAAAAATTTAGCACGTCGAAATAGTCGTCTCCGATTTGGCGGTGCTTGGTGGACAGGAAATCATCCACGATCCGGTTGAGATTGGTGCACGCTCGCGCCATGTTCCTCTCGGTCCCGATCTTGAGGAAGCTCTGCAGCTTCCATACCCTCTCGGGGAGGACGTTTCGCCAGAAGACGGCGTCGGCCATGTCGTCCATGGCCTGCATGAGGGGGCAGTGTGGGAACCCTACCCTGAGCGAGGCCATGTCGGATCCAGTGGCCATCAAGCACGTCGCGTCGATCATGTACCTGCTGAAGACTTCTTGCAGATCAAGAACCTGTTgacaaatgaaacaaaaataaatataacaatatcGCATATCGATGTAGACAATGGGAGCacgtaaaaaaaataataaaaaaactattgCCAGGGCTTTGTCaaacatattttcttatactcCCCTTGtttctgaaaatttgttacttattttcatttccgtccATCCCTAAAAGTTTGTCACcattcacttttaccattatTGATAatagatctcacattccactaactcattctcactcaaattttattataaaactaatactccctccatcccattaaatatgaaacatttggtctccaacacgagattttatgtagtgttgttttgtgagttaattgAATGGATGtatatgcaaataaaaataataaattatagaaaaattatacCAATAATACATAGTagtagattttaaatttagtcagtatattaatctaaattaaaactatGTTTAGGTTAGAGATACTTTTACTTTCCCCTTAGTcctctaatttattttgattaagcTTCATTTATGTCAATTTAGTAAGGGCTAAAGTAGATTTTGTACAAccccaataaaaataataatagaaaaataaataaataaatatttgcgTCCGTGTATGATTGTAAAAAGAGAACTAAAATCATTAGGCTACTAGAACCGATTTTTAGGATTGAACTCAATGGATTTCTATCAGAACCTGATTATGCTCGGACGCATGGCGGAGGACTGGGACGAGGCCTTGCTCGAGGGTGCGGCGGATGATCTTGGGCATGGAGGTTTGGAAATGGGACTCTTTGAAGAATCCATGCGTCAATTTCTTGTCTTGCTTCCACTCCTTGATGTCCTTGACGAAGACGGCCTCCCCAAGGAAGTCGAAGGCCTTTCTGAACTCGGATCCTCTCTGGTAATTGGAGAAGTTGGAGTTGAGAATGTGGTGCACGTTGCGTGGATCGCTAGTGACCAAGGTGTCCACGTTTGTGTACCACGAGGTTTTGCATAGGATGGTGCCCTTGTTTTCGGCCAAGACTTGCGTAAGCTTGTCGTAGAGTTTGTGGCTCTTGAGGTACGCCGTCGGGAGCAGCCTCATCAGCGGCCACTTCCACGGCACCAATAGGAGGAGGAGAGGGCAAATGagtattactataatttgGGTGTAGAACATGATCATTTTTCTTACTTACTAAATACGGTAATTTTTCAGATATGAAATGTTGTTTacaattactttatttataagCTTAGATAATGAAGtagcttaattaattgttgTCTTACCTGTCTACATGTGAATTCATTCGTTCAACTAAGTAacttattttgactttt harbors:
- the LOC125224380 gene encoding alkane hydroxylase MAH1-like, with product MFYTQIIVILICPLLLLLVPWKWPLMRLLPTAYLKSHKLYDKLTQVLAENKGTILCKTSWYTNVDTLVTSDPRNVHHILNSNFSNYQRGSEFRKAFDFLGEAVFVKDIKEWKQDKKLTHGFFKESHFQTSMPKIIRRTLEQGLVPVLRHASEHNQVLDLQEVFSRYMIDATCLMATGSDMASLRVGFPHCPLMQAMDDMADAVFWRNVLPERVWKLQSFLKIGTERNMARACTNLNRIVDDFLSTKHRQIGDDYFDVLNFYRTGGDNETPKKEFLAANIMTLFFAARDTSAALLTWFFYLINSVNPKSKNAILEEIDRFFPSTDIYPNVEDLGKMVYLHCALSESLRLYPPAPVIMRDPAQDDVLPSGHRVGRSTRIVICTYAMGREAEIWGEDCAEFRPERWMGKEGGVRHVASHNFLAFGSGPWACPGREMAFNRMKAVVATVLRNFDVEVLEGQSVSPSVSAFLTVKNGFKASVSLRRL